A region of the Candidatus Cloacimonadota bacterium genome:
TAATATCGAGAGAGGAAATAATGAAATATCCTTTGATACAAGAAGATTATCAAATGGAATTTATTTCCTTAAGGTAAAAACAAATAATTGTGTGATAACTAAAAAAATCATCATAATCAAATAAGGTCAAATGACCAGAGGTGAAGGCACATTTGATCCAATTTCAGTTTAGTTCAAGATGACACAAAGGTTGAAAAATAAGGACTTACGAAATTCAAAATTAACCACTGGTCATTTGAACTAAAC
Encoded here:
- a CDS encoding T9SS type A sorting domain-containing protein, with the protein product MFYIEYSLPEKENIEIILFNIKGQSVETVWRGNIERGNNEISFDTRRLSNGIYFLKVKTNNCVITKKIIIIK